In a genomic window of Bordetella petrii:
- a CDS encoding glycosyltransferase, whose translation MGRNELPRRKLVAISNIEELRGTYPVAASKQIISLGLNHRRTYGMEQCRVVQRTLRIPTRVALLGAANSIHTVRWANGLAERGIEVHVLTLHAPGRELSPQVHLHRLRCRAPLGYALAAKRVRRLLAEIQPELLNAHYASGYGLLARLAKFQPLLLSAWGTDIYKFPHKSALHRRLLTDNLRFATLVASTSRAMARRIAAIEPLPVTITPFGIDHTQFCPRHRDDGQAHDDGQAIVVGTIKGLEPQYGIDTLLRAFQIVVSQLDRSHPEIARRLELRIYGKGSQKKKLKKLACDLQLDERVVFAGFIPHAKVPEALANLDIYVALSRQDSFGVAILEASSCGVPVVVSDADGPAEVVADNESGFIVPVDDPGFAAARIVDLVLNPELRAQMSARGREHVLQHYTWDHSLDIMLEAYRKTLCLAHSGTRSHSP comes from the coding sequence ATGGGCCGCAACGAATTGCCAAGAAGGAAGCTAGTGGCCATATCCAATATTGAAGAATTAAGGGGCACATACCCGGTGGCGGCCTCTAAGCAAATCATAAGTCTGGGTCTGAATCACCGCAGGACTTACGGGATGGAGCAGTGCAGAGTTGTACAGAGAACTTTGCGCATTCCCACCCGCGTAGCACTCCTCGGCGCCGCCAACAGTATCCATACCGTACGCTGGGCCAATGGCCTGGCCGAGCGTGGTATCGAAGTCCATGTCCTGACGCTGCACGCCCCCGGGCGCGAGCTGTCGCCGCAGGTGCACCTGCACAGGCTGCGCTGCCGTGCTCCGCTGGGCTACGCGTTGGCGGCCAAGCGCGTGCGCCGCTTGCTGGCCGAGATCCAGCCCGAGCTGCTCAATGCCCACTACGCCAGCGGGTATGGGCTGCTCGCTCGCTTGGCCAAGTTCCAGCCTTTGCTGCTTTCGGCATGGGGCACGGATATCTATAAATTCCCTCATAAAAGCGCGCTGCATCGCCGACTGTTGACTGACAATTTGCGCTTTGCCACCTTGGTGGCGTCTACCAGCCGTGCCATGGCCAGACGGATCGCGGCGATCGAACCTTTGCCGGTGACAATCACGCCGTTTGGCATCGATCACACGCAATTCTGTCCGCGACACCGTGATGACGGACAAGCCCATGATGACGGACAAGCGATTGTGGTCGGCACCATCAAAGGCCTGGAACCTCAATACGGCATTGATACGCTGCTACGCGCGTTTCAGATCGTAGTATCGCAACTAGACCGCTCGCACCCCGAGATTGCCCGCCGCCTGGAGCTGCGCATCTACGGCAAGGGCAGCCAGAAGAAAAAACTGAAGAAACTGGCCTGTGACCTGCAGCTTGACGAACGCGTGGTATTCGCAGGCTTCATTCCGCATGCCAAGGTGCCCGAAGCGCTGGCCAACCTGGATATCTATGTGGCGCTGAGTCGCCAGGACAGCTTCGGCGTGGCCATCCTGGAGGCCTCGTCCTGTGGCGTGCCGGTGGTGGTGTCCGATGCCGACGGCCCGGCCGAAGTGGTGGCCGACAATGAATCCGGGTTCATCGTGCCCGTGGATGACCCGGGTTTTGCCGCCGCGCGCATCGTCGACCTGGTACTCAACCCTGAGTTGCGCGCGCAGATGAGCGCGCGCGGCCGCGAGCATGTGCTGCAGCACTACACCTGGGACCACAGCCTCGACATCATGCTGGAGGCTTATAGAAAAACGCTATGCTTGGCGCATTCCGGCACGCGTTCCCACTCGCCATGA